In Kaistella sp. 97-N-M2, the sequence GAAATTTCGGATATTTTGGTGGTCCTTTCCGGCCGGGTTTTGCAAAACATCAGTTCTGTAGAAATCGCCAAACAGAGATAAAGTCTCCTCTGCTGAGAGCTTATTCAACTGTGCGAAACTGAAAATTTTGCAGGAACCATTATTTTCATTGGCTTCATTTACCGTATTTCCATTGGTGAATTTAGTGGGCGTGAAATCGTAATGTTCATCGATATAGGAAATGACTTCTTTGAAATCGATGGTTTTGGGGGAGGTTTTTATTTTGGTGAGCAGCATATTGTTTATGTTTAATGGTGCAGGTTGGTGATGATTTTCCCGCGGAGTTCAACTGGTCGTAAAGTAATCAGCGCGATGGTTTTCATTTCTTTCGTCTCCAGTTCCAGATCGTATTTTTTATAAAATAACCTCAGGAAAAGAATCATCTCCATGTAGGCAAAATGTTCGCCGATGCAGTATCTTGCGCCATTACCAAAGGGAAAGTAAGGTTTATTCTTAATATCTTCCTCCAAAAATCTTTCGGGCAGAAAAGAGTCGGGTTGCTCCCAATAAGCAGAGTTTCTGTGCATATCATACATCAAAAATTCTACGATCGTGCCTTTTTCCCAGGAGAAGTCTTTGAAAGAATCATCTTCCAAAGCCACGCGGTCAATGATCCACGCGGGCGGATACAAACGCAAAGATTCTTTGATGATGGTCATTGTTTTTGAATTTCCAAACAAAGTTTTTAAGGCTAAAAAATCTTCGCCGAGATTATCGATTTCCTTTATGAGCAAGTGCTTTTCGTGCTCATCATTTTCGATTAAAAAGAGGGTGAAAGCCAACGCATTCGCCGAAGTTTCATGTCCGGCCACGAAAAGGATAATGATCTCGTCGATCAACTGTTCCATCGCCATGGGTTCGCTGCTGTCTTCGTATCTGCTGTTCAAAAGATTTTGCAGGATGTCATTAAATTCACCCGTTTCATTTTGTCTTTTCAGAATAATTTCGCGGAAAACCGCGCGCATTTCCTCGGACAGTTGGAGGTGTTTTTTCAGCTGTCCCGAAATTTTATACCAGGACATCAAGAATGGTTTTCGCACTTCTTTGATGAACATTTTCTGAATTTCCGTGATAGAATCTGAAATCCTCAGGATCTGCGTATAGTCGATGGAATTACCAAATAAAGTTTTGGCGATGATATTAAAAGTGAGACTGTTGGTCATCCTATAAAGATCGATGGTTTCGTCTTTTAGCTGACTTTCCAGGATGGCGTTGATCTCATCGATCATGGTTTGACGCAGCAGTTCAATATTTTTGGTGCTGAAATTGGGCTGCACGAGGCGGCGTTGTTTCAGCCAGCTTTTGCCCGTATTCGTCAGTAAACCTTTGCCCAGATATTTCCCTAAAACATGGGTTTGAATGGCAGATTTCTCATAATTCTTTTGGTTCTTCCGCAACACATAATCAAACAGGTCGGGATCGCGGCTAAAGACAAAACGCTTTTTCACCAAAAAAGAATTCAAGGTATACGTTTCTCCCAAGTCCTGAAAATTCTTCGAAATAATAGCGATCGGATTGCTGTTCAACTTCAGCAGGGTTTTCCAGATATTTTTCTCGCTGACCTTTGGGGGATAGTTGTACACGGGTATGTTTTGAAATTGTGGGAAAATTACGAGAAAATTTTTTGGGACACTAGTGATTATGGGAAACCGTAATATTCTTTGATTATTATTCTTAAATTTAATGAAATTAAAACTTTATGACAAACTACTTTTTTACTAAAGAACAATTAAAAACAGCATATTTTAAATTGAAATCCTATGTATACTATGATTCTGGAGAATTATTGCTTAGAGAAAAGATTGTAGAATTTGAAACAAATATTAAAGGTCCTGACGATCTATTTTACTTATCTATTTTTAATAATCGTTATAATAAATATGTAAATAAGGATAACAAAAAATTTTCTTTTGGTTCTACTGATATAACAGTAGATCAAAAATTAGAAATAATTACAGAACAACTTAATAAATTTCACGAAAATCCAGAATTTTACGAAACTTTAATTAAGGAAATTGACATTACAATTTTACCGAAAAAAATAAAAAATGAAGAAAAAATAGGTTCAATTGTATCTAACAGAAGAATAAAAGATAAATATTTTCTTGATAAAGTTACCGCATTTATTGAAGCTCCAATTGAAATTCACATTTTATCTGTTTTGTGGTTGATGATAGAAGGGGTAAAAATAGACGCAAAATTATTAGATGAATGTATTGGGAATAGGTTATTTCTGAATAAAAATAATGAAAATGTGCTTCAAGGTAGCTCTTTGTTTAAACCTTACTTTAAACAATATCAAAAATGGAGAGATGGAGCTGTTAATTCCGCAAAAGAATTACTTGATAAAGACAAAAATGTGTTATTTTTAAATCTTGACATAAAAGACTATTTTTATTCTGTAAGAATAGACAAAGAAATTTTTCCAGAAAAGAAAGTCCTAAGACCTTCACAAACTTACTTTAATTTGGGTAATATATTACACAAAATTCATAAAAATTATACTCTATTAATTCTTGAATCTTATAAAATTCCTTATGATTTTAAAAATGAAATTTTAGACAAAGATGGAAACTTAAATAGGTTTATATTACCTATAGGTCTCCTTTCTTCCTACATTTTAGCAAATGATTATTTGAAAGATTTTGATAAAATTATTTTAGAAAAATACAAGCCTGCATATTATGGGAGATATGTCGATGATATTCTTATTGTACTATCAGAACCAAACCTAGTAAATGAAAATGATAAGCATTTAGATTATTTTTTTTCTTTTGAAAAATATAAAGAAAAATTAGCAACAAAAAATGATAATTTTCACCAAGCTGATTTCACTGAAAGCGATTTATCAGAAGTTGAAAATTATATTCTTTATAATTTTCATAATATAGTCAGTTTAGTTAACAACCCATTCTACAGTAATTCAGATTCTACTTCAATGGAATCAAGAATTTTTAAACTGAATGCATATCCCTCACTTTTTTTCCAAAGTGAAAAAACTATTTTACATTTTTTTGATAAGGACGAATCAAGTATCGTTATAGATAAATTAAAAAAAGAATTAGAAGAAAAATCAAGTGAGTTCAGAGATATGCCAAATGATAATGAAGATGATACTATTTTTGAAGACAGCGCATATTACTTGAACTATGATGGCTCAGAAGGAAAAATAAAAACCTTAAAAGATTACAAAGAGAATAAATTTGGTCTATCAGTATATTTATCTCATAAAATAAATTTGGCATTGAGAAATCAAAATATTTTATCAGATAAAGAGCAAAAAAAGATTATTAATTTTTTTAAAGGAGAAAACGTTTTAACATTTTATAGATTGTGGGAAAAAATACTGACCTTATTTTTAGTAAATAACCTTCCACATAATTATGTCGATTTTCTTTTCCATTGTCTTGAACAAATTGATAAAATCTCAACTAATAAAAAATATGACAAAGAAGTAATAATTAATTTGCAAAATTCACTTGTTACTCATCTGTTCTGTTCGCACGAAATATCAATTTCATTAAACCTGAATTTTTTTAAAAGTTCGGATATTAAAAGATATTATGAATTTGGTGCAAATAGACAAAAAAATAAAAATTATATACTTTTCACTTCTTCACTAGATTTTCTTGATCCTAAGAGT encodes:
- a CDS encoding reverse transcriptase domain-containing protein → MTNYFFTKEQLKTAYFKLKSYVYYDSGELLLREKIVEFETNIKGPDDLFYLSIFNNRYNKYVNKDNKKFSFGSTDITVDQKLEIITEQLNKFHENPEFYETLIKEIDITILPKKIKNEEKIGSIVSNRRIKDKYFLDKVTAFIEAPIEIHILSVLWLMIEGVKIDAKLLDECIGNRLFLNKNNENVLQGSSLFKPYFKQYQKWRDGAVNSAKELLDKDKNVLFLNLDIKDYFYSVRIDKEIFPEKKVLRPSQTYFNLGNILHKIHKNYTLLILESYKIPYDFKNEILDKDGNLNRFILPIGLLSSYILANDYLKDFDKIILEKYKPAYYGRYVDDILIVLSEPNLVNENDKHLDYFFSFEKYKEKLATKNDNFHQADFTESDLSEVENYILYNFHNIVSLVNNPFYSNSDSTSMESRIFKLNAYPSLFFQSEKTILHFFDKDESSIVIDKLKKELEEKSSEFRDMPNDNEDDTIFEDSAYYLNYDGSEGKIKTLKDYKENKFGLSVYLSHKINLALRNQNILSDKEQKKIINFFKGENVLTFYRLWEKILTLFLVNNLPHNYVDFLFHCLEQIDKISTNKKYDKEVIINLQNSLVTHLFCSHEISISLNLNFFKSSDIKRYYEFGANRQKNKNYILFTSSLDFLDPKSYQAVRYRNSNMIRHHYVVIPLLNYTKASTKKSLNLVDRKTHIESFNLDEDLLKDSPRPIKFWECCIASSFKQLNKFSKIKDLQIDNDGYLKTDILYDFEPIIIEEDIYDEVAQDFKKSEKRLEQSYLDDAFNIYLLGNTNHDNNYETNEDIKKKFYIKNVNNFVVNNENKITKPKIAFANTKIEEDNILNSILKSPNLTSERYNKLANILKKAREEHTDLLLFPECFIPINLLSTLSRYSVDNGTLIVTGLEHITLNKTSFNFVATILPVEVNGIKDATIILRLKNNYSPGEENLINKNHLIVPKPKTELAQIINWRNLYFSVCYCFEMANITQREKLKGKIDLLIGIEWNKDTPYFSNIVEASTRDLHCYVAQVNTSNFGDTRLSQPTESAVKDILKLKGGTNDLIITGEINTKKLRDFQRIKTSINDSKEFKPLPPNFDLKNVLDRINDV
- a CDS encoding HopJ type III effector protein; protein product: MLLTKIKTSPKTIDFKEVISYIDEHYDFTPTKFTNGNTVNEANENNGSCKIFSFAQLNKLSAEETLSLFGDFYRTDVLQNPAGKDHQNIRNFMQSGWEGILFEGEALRKK
- a CDS encoding cytochrome P450, whose translation is MYNYPPKVSEKNIWKTLLKLNSNPIAIISKNFQDLGETYTLNSFLVKKRFVFSRDPDLFDYVLRKNQKNYEKSAIQTHVLGKYLGKGLLTNTGKSWLKQRRLVQPNFSTKNIELLRQTMIDEINAILESQLKDETIDLYRMTNSLTFNIIAKTLFGNSIDYTQILRISDSITEIQKMFIKEVRKPFLMSWYKISGQLKKHLQLSEEMRAVFREIILKRQNETGEFNDILQNLLNSRYEDSSEPMAMEQLIDEIIILFVAGHETSANALAFTLFLIENDEHEKHLLIKEIDNLGEDFLALKTLFGNSKTMTIIKESLRLYPPAWIIDRVALEDDSFKDFSWEKGTIVEFLMYDMHRNSAYWEQPDSFLPERFLEEDIKNKPYFPFGNGARYCIGEHFAYMEMILFLRLFYKKYDLELETKEMKTIALITLRPVELRGKIITNLHH